A genomic stretch from Neodiprion fabricii isolate iyNeoFabr1 chromosome 3, iyNeoFabr1.1, whole genome shotgun sequence includes:
- the LOC124178246 gene encoding uncharacterized protein LOC124178246, with amino-acid sequence MEKELCVFSQTIEDNRDRLELDRNRKRVEAMNSESIIAEHRYNGDIEKGTFKTVEQLHMGEMNVKCEHCNAERFKYETGRVANNCCHGGKITLPPLTEYPDVLQCLREGNDEVSRHFRQHIRSYNDAFAFASFNCTVADMGNSGPYVMKIIGDVSYKISTSLETANNNRPRYGQIYIYDVQTQLALRENDARRANLLEIIGRLIIDINPHAANFRTTYERFVKGESLVRLNFIALKEDDRRRMRHMQQQYQDAMAITRKVGRPDLFITMTCNPKWPEICTVLKDFPTGTTVNDIPTIACRIFNMRLQQALKEIESGSVFGKIEGYVYTVEFQKRGLPHAHILFILNNNDKLLTPEAIDSFISAEIPDKRIHQQLYQSVTSHMLHGPHTSKIPCWNSVTKSCSKKFPKDLVENTDISGGGFPKYRRRKNTDINYYRNRVEGRNIQVNNSMVVPHNPYLLAKYDCHMNVEYCASIMAIKYVFKYIHKGHDRARVQITDSNSESDGPMEAAWRILELPMHGRSHAVTRLPVHLPGQQYATFEEGREVEAATNEKKWRTHLIAWFELNSIDEMARNITYANTPDYYSFQETTKTWKKRKYASGNRALCAIEHLLRAEARSCADFYLPIPEIIFENEAEEITVENIETFSKKGNELVKQLNNDQKIIYTQIFDNIMDNKSTDRKQEKCFYIDGSGGTGKTFLYNALYYMLKSEKKNVACVAWTGIAAILLPYGTTAHKIFGLPLTLQKEGTIFTNATMKKKIRSIDVIIWDECSMIPKIAIELIDRTLKDIMEDASPFGGKTIILGGDFRQVLPVVKRGGKQQIIEETIKYSTLWSIFEKLSLKKNMRAKEDAAKFSEWLLNIGNGEVELFVPEKEIQSNNLIDDLYPRNLPLDELTNRAILAPLNVEVNQLNTEILRRMDGNIFESKSIDYATLQGIDTADAALDEEATLRYPIEYLNGLTPSGLPPHNLQLKVEAIVMSLRNLSISDGLCNGTRLVVREMHSRILIGELLIGERKGQIVEIPRIKLDTRGDTDMPFILHRRQFPVRLAFAITINKSQGQSFDHVGIFIDRPIFGHGQIYVALSRCRSKKGMKIQLKKNENAIKNIAYKEIIE; translated from the exons ATGGAGAAGGAACTGTGTGTATTCAGCCAAACAATAGAAGATAACAGAGACAGGTTGGAATTAGACAGAAACAGAAAACGAGTGGAAGCAATGAACAGTGAATCAATCATTGCTGAGCATCGTTACAACGGGGATATTGAAAAAGGCACTTTTAAAACTGTAGAACAACTACACATGGGTGAAATGAACGTAAAATGTGAACATTGCAATGCAGAAAGGTTCAAATATGAAACAGGAAGGGTGGCAAATAATTGCTGTCATGGAGGAAAAATAACATTACCACCATTAACGGAATATCCTGATGTACTTCAATGTCTGCGAGAAGGGAATGACGAAGTATCAAGACACTTCAGACAGCATATACGATCATATAATGACGCGTTTGCGTTTGCATCATTTAATTGTACCGTGGCAGATATGGGGAATTCAGGACCatatgtgatgaaaataatcgggGATGTGAGTTACAAAATATCTACGAGTTTAGAGACCGCAAACAATAACCGACCGAGATATGGACAAATTTACATCTACGACGTACAAACTCAGCTAGCGCTGAGAGAAAATGATGCAAGAAGAGCAAATCTGTTAGAAATTATTGGTAGACTGATAATAGATATCAATCCTCATGCAGCAAATTTTAGAACAACGTACGAGCGATTTGTTAAGGGAGAAAGCCTGGTGAGATTAAACTTTATAGCACTTAAGGAAGACGATAGACGGCG CATGCGACATATGCAACAGCAGTACCAAGATGCAATGGCAATAACAAGGAAAGTTGGACGAccggatttatttattacaatgaCATGTAATCCTAAGTGGCCGGAAATATGTACGGTATTGAAAGATTTTCCTACAGGTACCACTGTAAATGACATTCCAACAATAGCTTGTCGAATATTCAACATGCGGCTACAACAGGCACTAAAGGAAATCGAAAGCGGTTCAGTATTTGGAAAGATTGAAGGATACGTATACACagttgaatttcagaaaagaGGCTTACCGCATGCTCACATACTATTTATCTTAAATAACAATGACAAACTTTTGACTCCAGAAGCAATTGACAGTTTTATATCTGCAGAAATACCAGACAAACGAATACATCAACAACTATATCAATCTGTCACATCACACATGCTACACGGCCCTCACACATCCAAAATACCATGCTGGAATTCGGTAACGAAGTCATGCTCaaagaaatttccgaaagACTTAGTGGAAAATACTGATATAAGCGGTGGCGGTTTTCCAAAGTATCGCAGACGAAAAAATACAGACATAAATTATTACCGCAACCGCGTGGAAGGAAGAAATATCCAAGTAAACAACAGCATGGTTGTGCCTCACAATCCATACCTACTTGCAAAGTACGACTGCCACATGAACGTAGAATATTGTGCGTCAATAATGGCTATTAAATATGTCTTCAAGTACATCCACAAGGGACATGATCGTGCAAGAGTACAGATAACTGATTCAAACAGCGAGAGTGATG GACCGATGGAAGCAGCTTGGCGTATACTAGAACTGCCAATGCATGGACGAAGTCATGCCGTCACACGCTTACCTGTACACCTACCGGGGCAGCAATACGCAACGTTTGAGGAAGGTAGAGAAGTCGAAGCCgctacaaatgaaaaaaagtggaGAACCCATCTTATTGCATGGTTTGAATTGAACAGCATAGATGAAATGGCAAGAAATATAACTTACGCGAACACGCCAGATTACTATTCGTTtcaagaaacaacaaaaacgtggaaaaaaagaaaatatgcat CTGGAAATAGAGCACTATGTGCAATTGAGCATCTTCTCAGAGCTGAGGCAAGATCATGTGCAGATTTTTACTTACCAATACCGgagataattttcgaaaatgaagcGGAAGAAATAACAGTGGAAAATATAGAAACCTTTTCAAAGAAAGGCAATGAACTGGTGAAGCAATTGAACAACgatcagaaaataatttatacacaaatttttgataatattatGGATAACAAAAGTACTGATAGAAAGCAAGAAAAATGCTTTTACATCGATGGATCAGGAGGAAcaggaaaaacatttttatacaacgcATTGTACTACAtgttgaaatctgaaaaaaaaaatgttgcatgTGTTGCTTGGACAGGTATAGCAGCCATCTTACTACCATATGGCACAACCGCGCACAAAATATTTGGCTTACCATTGACACTGCAAAAGGAAGgaacaattttcacaaatgcaacgatgaagaaaaaaatacgaagtaTAGATGTAATTATATGGGATGAATGTTCGATGATACCGAAAATTGCTATAGAATTGATCGACAGAACGTTAAAAGATATAATGGAAGACGCATCACCGTTTGGTGGGAAGACTATAATACTAGGTGGAGACTTCAGACAAGTTTTACCCGTTGTGAAACGAGGAGGTAAACAACAAATAATAGAGGAAACAATTAAATACTCTACACTTTGgagtatatttgaaaaattaagcttgaaaaaaaatatgcgagcAAAGGAGGATGCCGCAAAGTTTTCAGAATGGTTACTTAATATAGGTAATGGAGAAGTGGAGTTGTTTGTACCAGAGAAAGAAATACAAAGCAACAATTTAATAGACGATTTATATCCAAGAAATTTGCCACTTGATGAATTAACAAACAGAGCCATCTTAGCTCCATTGAATGTCGAAGTTAATCAGTTAAATACAGAGATACTACGCAGAATGGATGGCAATATATTCGAATCAAAAAGCATAGATTACGCAACATTACAAGGAATTGATACTGCAGATGCAGCACTTGACGAAGAAGCTACTCTGCGATATCCGATAGAGTATTTAAATGGATTAACGCCATCAGGTTTACCACCACACAATCTACAGCTGAAAGTCGAAGCAATTGTGATGTCATTGCGAAATTTATCAATATCAGATGGTTTATGCAATGGAACACGGTTAGTTGTAAGAGAAATGCACTCTAGAATTTTGATTGGTGAACTTCTAATCGGAGAGCGAAAAGGGCAAATAGTAGAAATACCAAGAATTAAATTAGATACGCGGGGAGACACAGATATGCCATTTATCCTCCATAGGCGACAGTTTCCAGTCAGGTTGGCATTTGCAATAACTATAAATAAATCACAAGGACAAAGTTTTGACCACGTGGGAATATTCATTGACCGACCAATCTTTGGTCATGGTCAAATCTACGTTGCATTGTCACGATGCAGGTCGAAGAAAGGTATGAaaattcaactgaaaaaaaatgaaaatgcaatAAAGAACATTGCGTACAaggaaattattgaataa